Proteins co-encoded in one Coregonus clupeaformis isolate EN_2021a chromosome 5, ASM2061545v1, whole genome shotgun sequence genomic window:
- the LOC121562472 gene encoding estrogen-related receptor gamma-like codes for MDLKDFCLSENIHFLSQHNHLLDSSNTDDAPSPDYTCIKTDPPSPTFAVDSTTPFSPRSDSSGYSLFSQGHSMDPESPSSSSSGSVVGAAPDSSGASQFCSESSLALSAHVDSILKCDYLSSLGSGPKRLCLVCGDFASGYHYGVASCEACKAFFKRTIQGNIEYSCPVMNDCEITKRRRKSCQACRFQKCLRAGMMKEGVRMDRVRGGRQKYKRRGDSGLSLYMKAPYTHPFKSNGNKVISQLLLTEPAPLCATPDNSTNDDNLKALLTLCDLLNRELLVMIGWAKHIPGFSALSLVDQMALLQSGWMETLVLSVVSQSLGYGEELVFAGNLRLDQAQCKAAGLYDLYTALRQLTTKYQQMNLSQEEVVTLKAMALANSDAENLESAEAVQQFQDGLHEALQEYESSQHPAELHRAGKLLMTLPLLRQTANRAVDTFCRLHLEGRVPMHKLFLEMLDAKI; via the exons ATGGATCTAAAGGATTTTTGCCTGAGTGAAAACATCCACTTCCTCAGCCAgcacaacca CCTGTTGGACTCCTCAAACACCGACGACGCTCCTTCACCAGATTATACATGTATCAAGACGGATCCCCCCAGCCCTACCTTCGCCGTGGACAGCACCACACCATTCAGTCCCAGGTCGGATAGCAGTGGATACAGTTTATTCTCACAGGGTCACTCGATGGACCCGGAATCCCCGAGTTCGAGCAGCAGCGGCAGCGTTGTCGGCGCAgcaccggactctagcggcgcaTCTCAGTTTTGCTCGGAGAGCAGTTTGGCGCTCTCGGCGCACGTTGACTCCATCCTCAAATGTGACTACCTATCGTCGCTGGGCTCTGGACCTAAAAGGCTGTGCCTAGTTTGTGGCGACTTTGCATCAGGATATCACTACGGAGTAGCGTCGTGTGAGGCATGCAAGGCTTTCTTCAAGAGAACAATTCAAG GTAACATTGAGTACAGCTGCCCTGTGATGAATGATTGTGAGATCACCAAGCGTCGTAGGAAGTCTTGCCAAGCGTGCCGCTTCCAGAAGTGCCTGCGTGCCGGCATGATGAAGGAAG GTGTTCGCATGGACCGAGTCAGAGGAGGACGTCAGAAATACAAGAGAAGGGGGGACTCTGGCCTATCTCTATATATGAAGGCCCCATACACACACCCCTTCAAGTCCAACG GAAACAAAGTGATCTCCCAGCTCCTCTTGACAGAGCCAGCCCCCCTGTGTGCCACGCCTGACAACTCAACCAATGATGACAACCTTAAAGCTCTGCTGACGCTGTGTGACCTCCTAAACAGGGAACTCCTGGTCATGATTGGCTGGGCAAAGCATATCCCAG GCTTCTCTGCCCTTTCATTGGTGGACCAGATGGCCCTGCTGCAGAGTGGTTGGATGGAGACGCTGGTGCTGTCAGTGGTGTCTCAGTCTCTGGGCTATGGGGAGGAGCTAGTGTTTGCTGGGAACCTGCGTCTGGACCAGGCCCAGTGCAAAGCGGCCGGCCTCTATGACCTCTACACTGCCCTGAGACAGCTGACCACCAAGTACCAGCAGATGAACCTGAGCCAAGAGGAGGTGGTCACTCTCAAGGCTATGGCCCTCGCCAACTCAG ATGCAGAGAACCTGGAGAGTGCAGAAGCAGTGCAGCAGTTCCAGGACGGACTCCATGAGGCCCTGCAGGAGTATGAGAGCTCCCAGCATCCAGCGGAGCTCCACCGGGCAGGCAAGCTGCTCATGACCCTTCCCCTGCTCCGGCAGACTGCCAACCGCGCCGTGGACACCTTCTGCCGGCTCCACCTGGAGGGCCGCGTGCCCATGCACAAACTCTTCCTGGAGATGCTGGATGCTAAAATATGA